In Alteribacter lacisalsi, a genomic segment contains:
- a CDS encoding alpha/beta fold hydrolase, producing the protein MGIEEKHITVGAMEYFIRLSGTGSGKPLIVMEAGYGDHSGKWADLPQKLEETARVFTYDRAGLGKSGPPPAGPRTTREMVSELNQLLKKANLPPPYILVGHSYGGVNAQVFAAAYPKKVKGVVLLDSTPSDYRERFLPLMTEPFQYAYIKQFTLEGNHEEFMESLNQLKRTGFPRNILLTVVSAGKKDHYSPRAQSLWNIMQKETAAQSDCSTFIIAENSGHYIQSDEPDLAAEVVRQLAAQL; encoded by the coding sequence ATGGGGATAGAAGAAAAACACATTACTGTTGGGGCGATGGAGTATTTTATCCGTTTAAGCGGGACTGGCAGCGGCAAGCCTCTGATCGTGATGGAAGCAGGTTACGGGGATCATTCCGGAAAATGGGCCGATTTGCCGCAGAAACTTGAAGAAACAGCCAGGGTATTTACATATGACCGAGCAGGCCTTGGAAAAAGCGGTCCGCCTCCAGCAGGTCCAAGAACGACCAGAGAGATGGTCAGTGAACTCAACCAACTGTTAAAGAAGGCAAACCTTCCACCTCCATACATCCTGGTCGGGCATTCCTATGGAGGTGTAAACGCCCAGGTGTTTGCCGCAGCGTACCCGAAAAAGGTGAAAGGTGTGGTCCTGCTTGATTCCACCCCTTCAGACTACAGAGAACGATTTCTGCCTCTTATGACTGAACCCTTTCAGTATGCCTACATAAAGCAGTTCACCCTCGAAGGAAACCATGAGGAGTTTATGGAAAGTCTGAATCAGCTTAAACGCACTGGATTTCCCCGGAACATTCTGTTGACAGTCGTGTCAGCAGGAAAAAAAGATCATTATTCTCCCAGAGCCCAATCCCTATGGAACATCATGCAGAAAGAAACGGCCGCTCAGTCGGACTGCAGTACATTTATAATTGCAGAAAACAGCGGGCATTACATTCAATCTGATGAGCCGGATCTTGCGGCAGAAGTGGTGCGACAGCTGGCAGCTCAACTCTGA
- a CDS encoding tetratricopeptide repeat protein, whose product MNKTEALSLMDAGECEKAAEIFRKLTETEPVDAELQYYCASCLDACGVEREAAGYYEQAISLGLTGKNLEYAYVQLGSTYRTLGEYEKAREVLEKGRAIFPDNRAVQVFYAMTLYNMKEHHEAMKLLLNCLTEKTSDKDVLLYKKSLQFYAGRLDETWDE is encoded by the coding sequence TTGAATAAAACTGAAGCCCTGTCCTTGATGGACGCAGGTGAGTGTGAAAAAGCGGCTGAGATTTTCAGGAAATTAACAGAAACGGAGCCGGTAGACGCCGAGTTACAATATTACTGTGCTTCATGTCTCGATGCCTGTGGAGTGGAAAGAGAGGCCGCCGGCTATTATGAACAGGCCATTTCCCTGGGGCTTACAGGTAAAAACCTTGAATATGCCTACGTACAGCTTGGAAGCACATATCGGACGCTTGGCGAATATGAAAAAGCCCGGGAGGTTCTTGAAAAAGGGCGTGCCATTTTTCCTGATAACCGGGCTGTTCAGGTGTTTTATGCCATGACACTTTACAACATGAAGGAGCACCATGAAGCCATGAAGCTGCTGCTTAACTGTCTGACAGAAAAAACTTCCGATAAAGATGTGCTTCTATACAAAAAATCGCTGCAGTTTTATGCCGGGCGGCTGGATGAAACATGGGACGAATAA
- a CDS encoding fatty acid desaturase, translated as MSLSKEKNLRKATLPFTNGKVSASVRQLINTLVPFFALWVLAYYSLSVSYLLTLAIAVINAGFTVRLFIIFHDCCHHSFFKNRRANEIVGTITGILTLFPYSQWQHDHNVHHATSGNLDKRGVGDLWILTADEYIEASRWVRFKYRLYRNPFVMFVLGPIFAFIIQQRFNRKDARRKERMNTYLTNVAIVAITALMIVLVGWQAFLMIQLPIFMISGSIGIWLFYVQHQFEDSYFEWKEEWEYVKAAVEGSSFYKLPKILQWVTGNIGFHHVHHLNPRVPNYNLEQAHKKNEDLQHVPTVTLKTSLKSLRFHLWDEKNRQFIGFREMKKRMKAQKTAELLQYAADTVKGKKQQTS; from the coding sequence TCAGCCAGTGTCCGTCAGTTAATCAACACACTTGTCCCATTTTTCGCTCTTTGGGTGCTCGCCTACTACAGTCTCTCTGTCTCCTACCTGCTTACCCTTGCCATTGCTGTAATCAATGCCGGGTTTACAGTCAGACTCTTTATCATTTTCCATGACTGCTGTCACCATTCCTTCTTTAAAAACCGCCGTGCCAACGAAATTGTCGGCACGATTACCGGAATATTAACGCTTTTCCCATACTCCCAGTGGCAGCATGATCACAACGTGCACCACGCTACGAGTGGGAACCTCGATAAACGCGGTGTCGGGGACCTGTGGATCCTGACCGCTGATGAGTACATCGAGGCATCGCGCTGGGTTCGTTTTAAATATCGCCTTTACCGAAATCCGTTTGTCATGTTTGTGCTCGGTCCGATCTTTGCCTTCATCATCCAGCAGCGCTTTAACCGGAAAGACGCGCGCCGCAAGGAACGAATGAACACATACCTCACCAACGTGGCGATTGTGGCGATTACCGCCCTTATGATTGTGCTCGTTGGCTGGCAGGCGTTCCTTATGATTCAGCTTCCGATCTTTATGATCTCCGGTTCGATTGGAATCTGGCTGTTCTACGTACAGCATCAGTTCGAGGATTCGTATTTTGAGTGGAAGGAAGAATGGGAGTACGTGAAGGCTGCAGTTGAGGGCAGTTCCTTTTACAAACTGCCGAAGATCCTTCAGTGGGTCACCGGTAACATCGGCTTTCACCATGTGCATCACCTGAACCCCCGGGTGCCGAACTACAACCTCGAGCAGGCGCACAAAAAGAACGAGGACCTGCAGCATGTGCCTACCGTGACGCTGAAAACAAGCTTAAAATCTCTGCGATTTCATCTCTGGGACGAAAAGAACCGTCAATTTATCGGCTTCAGGGAAATGAAGAAGCGTATGAAAGCGCAAAAAACGGCAGAACTGCTTCAGTACGCTGCCGATACGGTAAAAGGAAAAAAACAGCAGACGAGCTGA
- a CDS encoding UDP-N-acetylmuramoyl-L-alanyl-D-glutamate--2,6-diaminopimelate ligase, with the protein MNANTILKSQLVSAHGSAPKKVTHINYDSRKVNTNGCFVCISGKSTDGHKFIEMAISQGCVQIIGDQQDSLLEHAERSPHVQFLHVKDSKKALALYSSHLHQHVHKSMRLIGVTGTHGKTTITAYIRSLLNGAGIKTGSIGTAGVWDHQKMLPLDKSTPTTPESSDLHAYLSLMKKKDISSVVMEATSIGIDQERLYGLHFDIAVHSNLYPEHLDYHETFENYKKAKLSLFEKAGTSVVNIDDAGMSKDIISVFKGTLWTYGLSDDADVHAKNITFSKRGCCVDLIVKGRLFSVFLPILGVHNVYNFLASVCVCLAKGMTIGDLLPLFQKLEGPPGRLQLIPEFANRTMIFDFAHTPLALEQLFKTVEPLSYNRLILMITGIGIREKSLRAPIAKAAEGRADEIVVTADHPGEELPIDIVNDVLDGFETIGPQIHPVPNRGEAIKKAMGLTEEGDLLLITGICMENFQIVKGRKVPYYDYDHVKAFLNSSRNSRERELELTESDGAVYQS; encoded by the coding sequence ATGAACGCTAATACAATATTAAAAAGTCAACTGGTATCTGCCCATGGTTCTGCCCCCAAAAAGGTTACCCATATAAACTATGATTCCAGAAAGGTGAACACTAACGGCTGCTTTGTCTGCATAAGCGGGAAAAGTACAGATGGTCATAAGTTTATTGAAATGGCCATATCCCAGGGCTGTGTACAAATTATCGGAGATCAGCAGGATTCGCTGCTGGAACACGCAGAGCGATCTCCGCATGTGCAGTTTCTACATGTTAAAGATTCAAAGAAAGCGCTGGCGCTCTATTCCTCACACCTGCATCAACACGTACATAAATCCATGCGGTTAATTGGTGTAACGGGAACACACGGGAAGACCACCATTACCGCTTATATTCGCAGTCTTCTGAATGGTGCCGGAATAAAAACCGGTTCCATTGGTACTGCAGGTGTCTGGGATCACCAAAAGATGCTTCCTCTGGACAAAAGTACACCGACAACCCCGGAATCATCTGATCTGCACGCTTATTTGTCATTAATGAAGAAAAAAGATATTTCTTCAGTGGTAATGGAAGCTACTTCAATAGGGATTGATCAGGAGCGGTTATACGGTCTGCACTTCGACATTGCCGTCCACTCAAATCTTTACCCTGAACACCTGGATTATCACGAAACATTCGAGAATTATAAAAAAGCGAAGTTAAGTCTTTTTGAAAAAGCCGGCACCTCTGTTGTAAACATAGATGATGCCGGGATGAGCAAGGATATTATTTCCGTTTTCAAGGGCACATTGTGGACTTACGGGCTGAGCGATGACGCCGACGTGCACGCGAAAAATATAACCTTTTCAAAACGTGGGTGCTGCGTTGATCTGATCGTAAAGGGACGCCTGTTTTCCGTCTTCCTTCCGATCCTTGGTGTTCACAACGTTTATAATTTCCTGGCCAGTGTCTGTGTGTGTCTTGCCAAAGGGATGACCATCGGTGACCTGCTTCCGCTTTTCCAAAAGCTCGAAGGTCCCCCGGGCAGACTGCAGCTGATACCCGAATTTGCTAATCGTACGATGATCTTTGATTTTGCCCACACGCCCCTGGCATTGGAACAACTGTTTAAAACAGTAGAACCTTTATCGTATAATCGGCTGATTCTTATGATTACAGGAATCGGTATCCGGGAAAAATCCCTTCGCGCGCCCATCGCTAAAGCTGCAGAAGGGAGAGCAGATGAGATAGTCGTCACTGCGGATCACCCTGGCGAAGAATTGCCAATCGATATTGTAAACGATGTCCTGGACGGATTCGAGACTATTGGACCACAAATACACCCGGTCCCCAACCGCGGTGAAGCCATTAAAAAGGCCATGGGGCTGACCGAAGAGGGGGATCTGTTACTTATAACCGGGATCTGTATGGAAAATTTCCAGATCGTCAAAGGAAGGAAAGTTCCTTATTATGATTATGATCATGTGAAGGCGTTTTTAAATTCTTCAAGAAATTCTCGAGAAAGAGAACTGGAGTTGACAGAGAGCGACGGTGCAGTTTATCAGTCCTGA
- a CDS encoding calcium/sodium antiporter encodes MNYVILIAGFALLIKGAGWFVDGASNMAKLMRISPLLIGLTIVAFGTSSPEATVSIIAAVKGNADVAIGNVVGSNVVNITLVIGMTAVIAPLMVQNDTIRKEIPFALLAAAALLVLTSDTLLQNADTSIITRSEGLTLLLFFSVFMYYILEAARHSRDQSYGLPAASSASPRWGKQILITSAGLAAIIAGGEMVVRSSTEIALSLGMSETLTGLTIVAVGTSLPEFATSISAALKKQSEIAIGNIVGSNIFNIFFVLGVSAVIMPLQVDPRIFVDVIFMIGLTVLLLFFSRTHYAVGRYEGLLLAVAYMVYLIYIILRN; translated from the coding sequence ATCAATTACGTGATTTTAATCGCGGGATTTGCTTTATTGATTAAGGGAGCCGGCTGGTTTGTGGACGGAGCATCGAATATGGCAAAACTCATGAGGATTTCGCCACTTCTGATCGGTCTTACCATTGTGGCCTTCGGAACCAGTTCTCCAGAAGCGACTGTCAGCATTATAGCTGCCGTAAAAGGCAATGCCGACGTGGCAATCGGAAATGTCGTCGGAAGTAATGTCGTAAATATTACGCTCGTCATTGGGATGACAGCAGTCATTGCTCCCCTCATGGTTCAGAATGATACGATTCGTAAGGAAATTCCATTTGCACTGCTGGCTGCCGCAGCACTGCTCGTTCTGACAAGTGACACGCTGCTTCAGAATGCCGATACAAGCATCATTACACGAAGTGAAGGATTGACACTCCTGCTGTTTTTCTCCGTTTTTATGTATTACATTCTTGAAGCAGCGAGACACAGCCGGGACCAGTCCTACGGGCTGCCTGCCGCCAGTTCTGCTTCGCCACGCTGGGGAAAGCAGATTCTCATAACGTCAGCAGGGCTCGCTGCGATCATTGCCGGTGGGGAAATGGTCGTCCGAAGCAGTACAGAGATCGCTCTATCACTGGGCATGAGTGAAACCCTGACCGGGCTTACCATCGTGGCAGTCGGTACGTCCCTTCCGGAATTCGCCACGTCAATTTCGGCGGCACTTAAAAAACAAAGCGAGATTGCGATCGGAAACATTGTAGGCAGCAATATTTTTAACATTTTCTTTGTTCTCGGCGTTTCGGCTGTGATCATGCCGCTTCAGGTGGATCCGCGGATATTCGTGGACGTGATTTTCATGATTGGCCTCACCGTTTTGCTGCTCTTCTTCTCACGCACCCACTACGCTGTTGGCCGGTACGAAGGCTTGCTGCTGGCTGTCGCATACATGGTGTATCTGATTTACATTATACTGAGGAACTAA